ACCACCGGCTGCGAGCCGGTCTTCGCCGATCTCTTCGCGCTTCGCGATGGCCGCTGGGGCCGTGTCTGGAGCGCGAACGATGACGGCGCCTTCGGCCCGCTGCTGCCCCCGCCGCAGCCGAGCGCCTCCGGCTGCTACCCACAGCTCAAGCTCTTCGCCGCCCAGCCGACCGCCAACGGCGCTGCCGAGCTGCTGCTTTCCGCCGCCTACGCCGACGGCAGCGCCCGTTTCGTCGCACTCGGCTGGGATCAAGCGAAGGACGCGCCCGCACCGCTCTTCGACTGGCGCACCGGGCCGAACGGCCGCGTGACGCGCTCGCCCGACGGCCAGCGCGTCGAGATCGCGGAATCCGTGCTCCCCCCGGCGCTGCCGTTAGAGCTGCAGTTCGCCGGCGACAACGGCCGGCTGACGCAGCTCGTCTCGTTCGAAAGCGGCGCACCGGCAGTCGTCTCGCGCAAGCTTGCCGCGAACTGCGACTACGGCCAGATCACGCCCGGCAGCGTGGCGAGCTGGCAGGGCGGCGCGCCGGCGCTGCTGGTGATTGACTGCTCAAGCGGCGAGCACCAGGTCGTGGCGGCGAGCGCGGCGCCGGCGCTCCAGCCGGCCGGCATCGGTTGGCAGGATCTGCGCGACGGCGACACGGTGCAGATCGACTACACGGCGGACTCGCTGGAGCCGCCCGGCATCGAGGCCGCCGTACCCGCCGCCGCCGCGATCGTCGACTACGCCGCCAACACGCGTCGCACCGCGGCGCAGCGCGGCGCCCAGACCAACACCCCGCGGTCCCCTGCGCCGGCGGCGCCCGCCCGCCAGTCCCTGCCCGCCGGCGGTTCAGGCAATCGTACGCAGGGCAGCAGCTCGACGCGCACCGGCACGAGCAGCGGCACGACGAGCGGCAGCACAAGCCGCTCGGCCACCGGCAGCACCGGCTCTGGCAGCACGAGCAGCACGCGTGCACAGCCCGCAGCCACCCGTTCCGCCCCACCGGCGCCACTGGTGACGCCACCGCCGCCGCCGCGCGGCCTGCCCGGCGCCGCGCCGCCATCGCCATAAGTCCATCCGTAAGGGCGCGCCCGCCGCTCGCCGGTCGTGGCGCTGCCGGCTCCGCCACGAAACGTGCTCCGCATTCCACCGCGGCCGCAGCGGCGGGCGCAGCATCAGCCGCCGAACCGGCTGCACGGTACCCGGTGAGCGCAACGAGCCGCATGCCCGCGCCGGGTGAACATGCGACGGCTCAGGCAGCGGCAACCGGAGCCCGGGCGCCGAGGTAATCGACCTTTTCGACGCCGTCGCGCCGCGCGCTGGCGCCGTCGCGCACGACCAGTCCGTCTCGCACCGTGATCGTGCGCCGCGTGAAGGCCGCGACCTCCGGCTCGTGCGTCACCAGCACCACCGTGATGTGCTGCTCCGCGTTCAGCTCCGCGAACAGATTCATGATCTCTTCCGACGCGCGCGTGTCCAGTGCCCCGGTGGGTTCGTCCGCCAGGATCAGCGACGGCCGCGAGACCATGGCGCGGGCGATCGCCACGCGCTGCTGCTGTCCACCCGAGAGCTCGTTCGGCCGGTGTTGCAGCCGATCGCCGAGGCCGACTCGCGCCAGTGCCTGCGTCGCTGGTTCGCGGCGCTCACGCACGCCGGCGTAGAGCAGCGGCAGCTCGACCTGCTTGATCGCCTCGACGCGCGGCAGCAGGTTGAACGACTGAAAGACGAAGCCGATCTTGTGCAAGCGCACCCGCGCCAGCTCGTCGTCCGCCATCTGGCTGACCTCCAGGTCGTCGATCTGGTACGAGCCGGACGTCGGCGTGTCGAGACAACCGATGATATTCATCAGCGTCGACTTGCCCGAACCCGACGGCCCCATGATCGCCACGAACTCCCCATCCTCGATCGCGATATCCACCCCTCTGAGCGCATCGACGACGACGTCGCCCATGACGTAGCGCTTGGCGATCTGGCTCAGACGCAACATTCCGCACCTCCACGTCTCCTGACACAAGCGTAGCGGCGCTGGATTGGAAGGCGCTGAATGCTGGCGAAGAAGCTTCTCAGCATGAGCGTTCGCTCAGCATGTGAACGTTCACATGCACGCGCAACGTTCGTCACATCTCGGGTCAATATCGTGAGTTCAGAGACAGGTTGCGCATGGGTTGGAAGGGGACGTGATGGATCTCGTTGAAACGCTGCGCACGGCGCTGGCGTCGCTCGCGGCGAACAAGCTGCGCTCGGGGCTCACCATGCTCGGCATCGTGATCGGCGTGGGCGCGGTGATCGCGCTGATGTCGATCGGCAGCGGTGCCCAGGCGGCGATTGCGCAGAACATCAAGAGCCTGGGCGCCAACCTGATTACCATCACCCCCGGCGCCGTCAGCACGGGCGGTGTCTCGCAGGGGAACGGCAGCGCCCAGACGCTTACCACAACCGACGCCAGCGCGATCGCGGGCAACGCGTCCGATGTGGCCGACGTCTCCCCGGAGCTCAACCTCGGCCAGAACGCACAGATCGTCTATCAGGGACAGAACGTCTCCACCAAAGTCAACGGCGTGACGCCGGCCTACGCCGACGTGCACGACTTTCAGGCGACGCTGGGCGCCTGGTTCGCGGACAGCGACGTGCAGGCCAAGTCGCGGGTGGTGATGCTCGGCGCCAACGTAGCGCAGGCGCTGTTCGGCGCCGCCGATCCCACCGGCCAGCAGGTCAGCATCCGCGTCGGGCCGCGGCCGGTTGCGCTCACGGTCGCGGGCGTGCTGCAAAGCAAGGGCGGTGGGCCGCTGGCCAACGTGGACGACCAGGTGCTGATCCCAATCACGACACTGCAGTCGCAGTTCTCCAACCCGCGCAACCCTCAGGGCAGCGCCCAGGTCTCGCAGATCGTTGTGAACGCGACCAGCAGCAAAACGATCGACGCGGCGAAGCTGGAGATCACCGACATCCTGATCGCGCAGCACGGCAAGGTGGACTTCCTCGTGCAGACGCAGAGCGATCAGGTGGCGGCGCAGGCGGGCACCACCCAGGTGCTGACCATCCTGCTCGGCGCCGTCGCCGGTATCTCGTTGCTCGTCGGCGGCATCGGCATCATGAACATCATGATCGTCTCCGTCACCGAGCGCACACGCGAGATCGGCATCCGCAAGGCGATCGGCGCGCAGCGCGGCCAGATCCTCGCCCAGTTCCTCAGCGAATCGCTGCTGGTGAGCGTTTGCGGCGGGCTGAGCGGCATCGTGATCGGCGTCGGCGCCTCGCGGCTGATCGACGGCGTCAAGCTCAGCGGCCAGCCGCTGCAAACGTTCGTCTCCACCGGCTCGGTGCTGCTGGCGGCCAGCGTCTCCGTCGCGATCGGCCTGGTGTTCGGCGTCTACCCCGCCTGGCGCGCCTCGAACCTGCGCCCGATCGAAGCGCTGCGCTACGAGTAAGCAAACGCAGCCCCGCCCCTGGGGGCGGGGCTGCGTTGAAGGAATGGACGGATCGTCATGCCCACCCTGCAGCCGCCCCATCGTCAGCGGCGCCGAGCAGAACGCAGCAGGCTCGCCGGCCAGATGTGCTCAAGCGCAATCGCCGTCGGCGTGCTCGTGATCGTGCTCGCCGGTATCTTCCGCTTCGCCACCGGCGAGTCGCCCTGGCCGATCTTCCTGCTGGTGGAGCTGCCAAGCGCCGCCACGGCGTTCGCCCTGCTGACGCTCACGGCGCCGCGCTGATCTAGCAGCACGGCGAGGCGCGGTCTCGCCGCGCTGCCGATTCAGGGAGAGCCGGGCGGGGCGATCGCCGCCGCCGGCCGGCGCAGCGCCACACCGGTGCGGCCGGCTTCGGCGGTCTGCGCGTCGAGCTGCAGGCCGAAACCGTCGGCCAGCCGCGTCAAGTAGTTGAAGATGCCGACGATGTGCGCGACCTCCAGCAGCGCCTCGTCGTCGCAGCCGAGGTCGCGCAGCGGCTGCCAGTCGTCGCGTGTCATGCGCGTGGGCGTGGCGCTCAGCTTCTCCGCCACCGTACACAGCGCCCGATCGCGCGGAGCCAGATCCGGCAGGTCGCGCCAGCGCCGTTCTTTGATCGCCTGCACCAGCTCGGGCTCGCCGTCTTCAACACGCAGAAACTCCGCGTGCGACTGCGTTCAATAGGTGCAGTCCTGGGCGCCGGCGGCCACGGCGGCGACCATCTCCTTCTCGCGACGGCTGAGCGCGCCGGGGGCGAACATCACCTGGGCAAACAGGCTGAGGAACGGCTGCCCGAAGCGCGGGTGGGCGCGCAGCAGCCTGCCCATGTTGGCGACAAAGCCGAAATCGTAGCCGCCGCGCTTGCCGGGCGGAGCGCTCGCCTCGATCGCGGCCGCGCTCGGCAGTGTCACCCAGGCGGCATCTTGCTCGATCATCGCTCGGATCCCCTCGCTTCCGCGTCGCGCTGTCGCCAACGCCGATCAGCGCGACGTGCCACAGCAATCACACCGCGCAGCAGACGTTCGCACAAGCCGCGGCGCCGATCGGCGCCTGGCGGCGGCTTATGTCTGTGCCCTCAGACCGCCGTCTTAACAGCATCACGGGCATCATGTTATAAGATAACAGACCGCCGCGCCGGGGTTCGCCGGCGGTGCGCCGACCAGCGATCGCAGCAGCACCGCGTAGCGGCGCGGCCGGCAGTGCGCATCGCTCGCTCGACGGTCGTACGACGCGAACCCTGAGGGAACCAGCATAGCCCGATTCAGAAAGGAGAGGGGGATGAAGGTGAGGGGAAGGAGCGCGGGCCCGATCGCGCTGGCCGCCGCCCTGGCCTTGTTGGGCGGCGTGGCCGGCGGCGCGCTGCCCGCCGCACAGGCACAGTCGGGGACGCCGACTCCTGCGGCGAACGTCGGCGGCCCGTCGGCCGTGCCCTCGGCGCGGTTCTTCGGATCGGTGAAGGTGGGCAACAGCAACCCGCCCGATGGCACGACGGTGGTGGCCTCCGTGACGGGTGTCGCCTGCGGCTTCGGCACCGTCGCGAACGGCCAGTACTTCGTCGACGTGCAGGCGATTGCCGGCTGCACCACGCCAGGAGCGAGCGTCAGCTTCGCCGTCGGCGGCCAGACGGCGAGCACCACCGGCACCTTGCCGGGCGTGCCCGGTGCGGTCCAGCTCAACCTTTCCGTCAGCCAGGCCACACCCACG
This portion of the Dehalococcoidia bacterium genome encodes:
- a CDS encoding ABC transporter permease, producing the protein MDLVETLRTALASLAANKLRSGLTMLGIVIGVGAVIALMSIGSGAQAAIAQNIKSLGANLITITPGAVSTGGVSQGNGSAQTLTTTDASAIAGNASDVADVSPELNLGQNAQIVYQGQNVSTKVNGVTPAYADVHDFQATLGAWFADSDVQAKSRVVMLGANVAQALFGAADPTGQQVSIRVGPRPVALTVAGVLQSKGGGPLANVDDQVLIPITTLQSQFSNPRNPQGSAQVSQIVVNATSSKTIDAAKLEITDILIAQHGKVDFLVQTQSDQVAAQAGTTQVLTILLGAVAGISLLVGGIGIMNIMIVSVTERTREIGIRKAIGAQRGQILAQFLSESLLVSVCGGLSGIVIGVGASRLIDGVKLSGQPLQTFVSTGSVLLAASVSVAIGLVFGVYPAWRASNLRPIEALRYE
- a CDS encoding ABC transporter ATP-binding protein, whose amino-acid sequence is MLRLSQIAKRYVMGDVVVDALRGVDIAIEDGEFVAIMGPSGSGKSTLMNIIGCLDTPTSGSYQIDDLEVSQMADDELARVRLHKIGFVFQSFNLLPRVEAIKQVELPLLYAGVRERREPATQALARVGLGDRLQHRPNELSGGQQQRVAIARAMVSRPSLILADEPTGALDTRASEEIMNLFAELNAEQHITVVLVTHEPEVAAFTRRTITVRDGLVVRDGASARRDGVEKVDYLGARAPVAAA